The window ACATGAAGGTCAATTTTGAGACCAAAGTGCCTGTGGATGTCAAGGAAAACGGTGCTGTTACGGTTTATGGAGATAAATTTTTCGGGATTCTCAATTCAATCCCTGATGGAGAGGTTGAATTCGACCAGGCGGAATCCAAAGTCACTATAAAAGCAGCGGTTAAAAAAGCCCGCTGGCAGCTTAAGAGCATAGCTTCCGATAAATTTCCCGAATTTACCGCCGCCGGTCAGAATTTTTTTGAAATGCCTATCAAAGAATTCAAAGAAATGATACAGGAAACTGTTTTTGCCATATCCGATGACGAGACCCGATACTTTATGAACGGCGTTTTCTTTGAAAAAACCGAGGACAAGTTTATCATGGTAGCGACGGATGGGCGCCGCCTTGCCTTTATCTCCAAAGATGCGGGGGCAGGGGTTAAGGATTTTTCCGGGATCATCATTCCGCCCAAAATCCTCAATACTGTGATGAAGCGCGCAGGCGACGAGGGCATGATTTCCCTTTCAGTGACCGACAAGATCATCTTTGTCCAGTTTGGATCGTACAAGCTTTCTTCTGTATTGATCGAAGGGCAGTTCCCCAACTACAAGAGGGTTATCCCCGAGAGCCAGGACTTTTCCTTTACCGTGGACCGGATTGAAATGCTGGACGCCCTGAAGCGTGTATCCCTCCTGGTGGAGCAAAAATCCCACCGGGTGTATCTCGGCGTGGCTGCCGGCACTGTGTCGGTCTATTGCGAGGAGAATGAAATAGGGAACGCCAGGGAAGAGATCCCCTGCAAGTACGAGGGGGAAGAAGTTTCCATTGCCCTCAACTACCGTTACATCGAAGAGCCCTTCAAGGTCATGGACAGCAAAGAAATCAGCGTGCACTTTACAGACCCCAAAAAGGCCATCACCATAAGGCCGGTGCCCGAGAAGGACTTCTTCCATATCGTCATGCCCATGCAGCTGGACTAAGTTCGGTTCCGGCATGGTTGGGTAGATGGCTTTTCTATCCCTGAGGGCAGTTTCATTTCGCAACCTTAAAGACGCCGAGATCGACACCAGGGGGAAGGACATCTTCCTCGTGGGGGAGAATGGCCAGGGCAAAACCAATTTCCTCGAAGCCCTCTATTTTTGCTCTTACGGCTCTTCCTTCCGGGGAGTGAGGGACAGCGAGCTTGTCCGTACCGGGGACAAGGATTTTTCTGTTTCCGTCAAGTTGGACAATCCCCTTTATGCGAGCGCAACGGTCATCTGCAGGGAGGGGAAAAAATCCATCGCCCTGGACGGGGTAAAAGTCGAAGACCGGAAGGATCTTTTGGGCGCTGCCCCCTGCATAGTCTTTTGCCACGAGGATATGGATTTTATTTCCGGCACACCGGAAAACCGGCGCTGGTTTTTTGATCAGACCCAGAGCCTTTCCGACCTTGCGTACCTTGACGATCTCCGTCTGTACCGCAAGGTGCTGAAAACGCGGAATGCCCTGCTGCGGGATTGCAAGCTTGGCCTTGCTTCCGGGCAAAAGTCCGAAACCGTTGCCCTGCTGGACGCCCTTGATCCCCAGCTTGCCAAATACGGCTTGCTCCTCATGGAAAAGCGCCGCGATGCTGCTGACGCCTTTTCGCGCATATTCGAGCCTTTGTATCGTGAAATTTCGGGGATAGAAGGCATAAATATACGCTATATGCCTTCATGGAAGGATCAGGGCTTTGAGGGCGTATTGGCCAGGCTGGCTGAAAAACGGGAAGCTGATTTTTCATTCGGGGTTTCCCTTTCCGGGCCTCACCGTGACAGGTATGTGTTTACCCGGAATGGCCATGAGTTTTCCGGCAAAGCCTCCACCGGGCAGAGGCGGCTTTTGGCGCTTTTGCTCAGGGTAGCCCAGGCAAGGGGCTTTTCTGAAAAAACCGGCAAAAACCCGGTGCTCCTTTTGGACGATGTGCTCCTGGAGCTGGACGGCGAAAAACGGCGCAAATTCCTGGAAATCATGCCGGGCTATGATCAGGCTTTTTATACCTTCCTGCCCGGCGAGCCTTATGAACTGTATCGGAAAGAGGGGACAGTGGTGTATCATGTCAAGGAAGGCACTTTATCTATGGAGGAGAGGACATGAGGAAGGCCGGAGAAGTACTGGCAGCCCTTTTGAACGAGCGTTTTGATCCGGCTTTTCTCCAGAGGGCTGAATCCACAGTGGGGCTTTTTTCTTCCTGGGCAGCAGCAGCAGCGGAGGCGGATGTTTCCTCGGCCGCAGCCCATTCCCGTATCAAAGAGCTTGAGAAGGGCCTGCTCCTTGTGGAAGCTGAACACCCCGGCTGGGTGCAGATACTTCAGACCAAGCAGGTTCAATTGTTGAAGGCAGTCCAGCGCCGTTATCCCGGACTTGGGATACAGGGCATCTCTTTTTGCCTGAGCAGGGAGCAGATTTTCACCCCTGAGCCGCAGATACCCGGACAGGAAGAGGAAGAAGAGGAAGCAGCAGCTACGGTACAGGAAGAGGCTGTCGGGGAAATCGGGGCCGCAGATGATGCCGACTATATCGAGGCCAGGAAACGGCTTGAAGCAAGCATCAAGAAGCGGAATCACCTGAAATGACAATTCAAGACACCCATCAATAGCCGCAAAGGACATAACATTATATGGATATAACATCATATCGTTATTGCCATTTATGCCCCCGTTCCTGCGGCGCGGATCGGACAGCAGGCAAGGCGGGTTATTGCGGTGAAACAGCGGAATTGCGCATAGCCTCGGCTTCCCTGCACCGGGGGGAAGAACCGCCCATAACCGGCACGGGCGGTTCGGGGACTATTTTTGTCAGCGGCTGCAACCTGGGTTGCGTATTCTGCCAGAATTTCCAAATTTCGCGGCAAGCCATGGGAAAGCCTGTTTCGGAAAGCGAATTTGCGGGAATTTGCCTGGTTTTGCAGGAAAAAGGCGCGGGGAACATCAATATTGTTACCGGAAGCCATGCCGCGCCTGCTCTTGCGGCGGGGATAGACCTTGCCAGGGAGAAAGGGCTTGGTATCCCGGTATTATGGAATTCCTCAGGCTATGATGGCGTTGAATCCCTCGCCATCCTGAAAGACAGGATTGATGTGTACCTTCCGGATCTAAAAACCCTGGACAGCGGCATAGCAAAGCGTTTCTTCAATGCCCCGGACTACGCTGAACATGCCGCGGCGGCTATCAAAAAAATGATGGAATACCGGGAGCTCAAGTATGACGGGGAAAGGCTTGTATCCGGCGTAATGGTGCGCCATTTGGCCTTGCCGGGCTGTCTGGAAGCTACCCGCGAAGTGCTGGGCTGGTTTGCAGAGCATTGCAAAGGCCGCGCCCTCCTTTCCCTTATGACCCAGTATACGCCGGTCGGCTCGGGTAAAAATATCCCCGACCGGTATGTGTCCGAAACCGAGTATGAAACAATGCTGGGCTGGCTTGAGGAATTCGGCATCGAGGACGGTTTTTGCCAGGAACTTGCAGCCGGGTCTGAATGGCTGCCTGATTTTAATAAATCCAATCCCTTTTCGTCAGAATTGTCTTCGCCAGTATGGCATTGGCAGGATAAATTCTGATATACTTAAAAGGATGTATACCAGGGAAATTCAGCCCCCCCGGTCTTCTCCCATTGAAGAGGGCTTGCCCCTTCAGGGAACCTGGACACGGGCTTTTGATGAAGTAGACCTGCTCGATATACGGCAGCCCTATGGAGTGCCCCTCTTAAAGGGGCTGAAGGACGGCCGCATTAAAGAGTGGGAGTCATTCTTCATCCAGGATGGGCGTTTTCACCTTTCCGCCATGCTGTGCAACCTTAAAACCTATCGTACCGCCACGGTGATCATGTACGACAGGGAGGACAAGAAGCTGCTCCGGTTCAGGAAGATAATTCCCGGCGGGGGTTGGCATCTGCCCAAGGAGCTTAAGAACGGGGCTGTGGACAGCCGTTCCTGGGGCTTTTTCTTTCGCATCCATAGCTGGCTGGAAGCAGAGACCATACGGCTGGATCTGGACGTGGAGCCCAAATGGAAGCGGCCTTCTTTTACAGCCCATGCCGAGTACAGCGTGGAAACGGACAAGACAACGCCGATGGCAGTAAGCCTGTTGTTTGCGGAGCGCAGGAGCATGTATGCTTATAAGGTGGCGGCGCCTGTGCGGGGGGATATGGTCTTTGGGGGCAAGCATATTTCCTTTGATCCTGAACTCACCACGGGGATTTTTTGCGATTTTAAAGGCTATTATCCCTACAGGATGCGATCCCAATGGTGCACCGGCACTGGTTTCGATTCCAAGGGCCGCCGTTTCGGTTTCAGTATTGCCGAAAATCAAGCAAGGGAATCCTTCAGGAACAATGAAAATGCCCTTTGGGTGGATGGGAAGCTGACCCCCTTGCCTCCGGTGAAGATTACCCAGCCCCGGGGCATAGAATCGGAATGGATCATACAGGATATGGAGGGCATGGTGGATCTGGTTTTTACCCCTCAGGAGCAGGTCAGGTGCAACGTGAATTTCATCATATCCCGATCCGATTATGAAACCCCCCTGGGCATTTATAACGGTGTGATAGTCAATTCGGAGGGCGAAGAGATAACGCTGAAGAATGTCTGCGGCATAGGGGAGAAACTCTATCTTAGGGTATAGGTA is drawn from Leadbettera azotonutricia ZAS-9 and contains these coding sequences:
- a CDS encoding radical SAM protein, translated to MDITSYRYCHLCPRSCGADRTAGKAGYCGETAELRIASASLHRGEEPPITGTGGSGTIFVSGCNLGCVFCQNFQISRQAMGKPVSESEFAGICLVLQEKGAGNINIVTGSHAAPALAAGIDLAREKGLGIPVLWNSSGYDGVESLAILKDRIDVYLPDLKTLDSGIAKRFFNAPDYAEHAAAAIKKMMEYRELKYDGERLVSGVMVRHLALPGCLEATREVLGWFAEHCKGRALLSLMTQYTPVGSGKNIPDRYVSETEYETMLGWLEEFGIEDGFCQELAAGSEWLPDFNKSNPFSSELSSPVWHWQDKF
- a CDS encoding DUF2804 domain-containing protein, with the translated sequence MYTREIQPPRSSPIEEGLPLQGTWTRAFDEVDLLDIRQPYGVPLLKGLKDGRIKEWESFFIQDGRFHLSAMLCNLKTYRTATVIMYDREDKKLLRFRKIIPGGGWHLPKELKNGAVDSRSWGFFFRIHSWLEAETIRLDLDVEPKWKRPSFTAHAEYSVETDKTTPMAVSLLFAERRSMYAYKVAAPVRGDMVFGGKHISFDPELTTGIFCDFKGYYPYRMRSQWCTGTGFDSKGRRFGFSIAENQARESFRNNENALWVDGKLTPLPPVKITQPRGIESEWIIQDMEGMVDLVFTPQEQVRCNVNFIISRSDYETPLGIYNGVIVNSEGEEITLKNVCGIGEKLYLRV
- a CDS encoding DciA family protein gives rise to the protein MRKAGEVLAALLNERFDPAFLQRAESTVGLFSSWAAAAAEADVSSAAAHSRIKELEKGLLLVEAEHPGWVQILQTKQVQLLKAVQRRYPGLGIQGISFCLSREQIFTPEPQIPGQEEEEEEAAATVQEEAVGEIGAADDADYIEARKRLEASIKKRNHLK
- the recF gene encoding DNA replication/repair protein RecF (All proteins in this family for which functions are known are DNA-binding proteins that assist the filamentation of RecA onto DNA for the initiation of recombination or recombinational repair.), coding for MAFLSLRAVSFRNLKDAEIDTRGKDIFLVGENGQGKTNFLEALYFCSYGSSFRGVRDSELVRTGDKDFSVSVKLDNPLYASATVICREGKKSIALDGVKVEDRKDLLGAAPCIVFCHEDMDFISGTPENRRWFFDQTQSLSDLAYLDDLRLYRKVLKTRNALLRDCKLGLASGQKSETVALLDALDPQLAKYGLLLMEKRRDAADAFSRIFEPLYREISGIEGINIRYMPSWKDQGFEGVLARLAEKREADFSFGVSLSGPHRDRYVFTRNGHEFSGKASTGQRRLLALLLRVAQARGFSEKTGKNPVLLLDDVLLELDGEKRRKFLEIMPGYDQAFYTFLPGEPYELYRKEGTVVYHVKEGTLSMEERT
- the dnaN gene encoding DNA polymerase III subunit beta, which produces MKFACDRSVLLKEISIANEIIASKNAISILSNIYIEALDDSLVIKATDMKVNFETKVPVDVKENGAVTVYGDKFFGILNSIPDGEVEFDQAESKVTIKAAVKKARWQLKSIASDKFPEFTAAGQNFFEMPIKEFKEMIQETVFAISDDETRYFMNGVFFEKTEDKFIMVATDGRRLAFISKDAGAGVKDFSGIIIPPKILNTVMKRAGDEGMISLSVTDKIIFVQFGSYKLSSVLIEGQFPNYKRVIPESQDFSFTVDRIEMLDALKRVSLLVEQKSHRVYLGVAAGTVSVYCEENEIGNAREEIPCKYEGEEVSIALNYRYIEEPFKVMDSKEISVHFTDPKKAITIRPVPEKDFFHIVMPMQLD